In Prunus dulcis chromosome 1, ALMONDv2, whole genome shotgun sequence, the following are encoded in one genomic region:
- the LOC117620570 gene encoding protease 2 — MALLSVVLKPKCSIKRSPLSLSFCLFPNISSSLFSTHCRGHPFSPPPPPASPPPVPKKVPFTVSVHGRSWQDPYHWMSNTNDPDLSEYLNKENAYSEAFMADTGNLQRTLFSEMTRRMPTKISTPPERWGPWLYYQYIPEGKEYPVLYRRLEVEKLNWVKTFLRYAKGEFGIGREEILLDWNEIAEQYGYVHVGTCRISPDHLYLAYTLDTKGNERFMLQIKDLRSGCIIPNVRVDGVVSLAWAQDGRTLFYTLSDETQRPYRVCCSKLGSDDIENINVFTESNPSFCVDIASTKDGKFITVNSNSRTSSEVYLIDAANPLDGLQKVWNRVSGVQFFLEHHHGLFYVLTNAPLSESKKWSGEGYYLASCRLQDLLSSNWQNIFLPSKDFSIQDMDMFDGHLVLSLSKKGSSMFCSIDLPIDVDCKHLLEPEDLNAWFFPMPQNSCTVVSGSNHDFQKSVYRAVLSSPVMPDVVVDYDMSSRRFSIVQQEEVIHFCDRTCPPTNQLDMNQTFDTQYEKEEDVQISEWQRWKDYSDTYCCERREVISHDGVRVPLTILYSHTTWHKDQSPGLLQGYGAYGEVLYESWCAEHMSLLDRGWVVAFADVRGGGGDSSWHKSGSGSYKLNSVYDFVSCANYLIKEGYVHKDRLGAIGHSAGGLLVGATINMYPDLFSAAILKVPFLDICNTLMDPSLPLTILDYEEFGNPQIRSAFEHIFSYSPYDNISQGSCYPSMLVTASLHDSRVGFWEAAKWVAKVRDGTCPGCSSSVILKTNMAGGHFGEGGRYRQCEVAAYDYAFLIKAMGMLKTEKQDMQCTVVTKETEGPGEE, encoded by the exons ATGGCTCTTCTCTCTGTCGTCCTTAAACCCAAATGCTCAATCAAAAGGTCCCCTTTGTCTCTATCTTTTTGCTTATTCCCCAACATATCTTCCTCCCTCTTCTCTACACACTGCAGAGGCCACCCCTTCTCACCACCACCCCCGCCAGCCTCTCCTCCGCCAGTCCCAAAGAAAGTCCCCTTCACAGTCTCAGTTCATGGGAGATCGTGGCAAGACCCCTACCACTGGATGTCCAACACCAACGACCCTGATCTCTCTGAGTATCTTAACAAAGAAAACGCATATTCTGAAGCTTTCATGGCTGACACTGGCAACCTGCAACGCACTCTTTTCTCTGAGATGACACGTCGGATGCCCACCAAGATTTCCACTCCTCCTGAGCGCTGGGGACCCTG GTTGTATTACCAATACATTCCAGAGGGGAAGGAATACCCGGTTCTTTATAGAAGACTAGAAGTTGAAAAACTTAATTGGGTTAAGACTTTTCTCCGTTATGCAAAAGGAGAATTTGGAATTGGAAGGGAGGAAATTTTGCTTGACTGGAATGAAATCGCAGAGCAATATG GTTATGTGCATGTTGGTACGTGTCGAATTTCACCAGACCACCTTTATCTAGCTTACACACTAGATACTAAGGGTAATGAACGGTTCATGCTTCAAATTAAGGACCTAAGAAGTGGATGTATTATCCCCAATGTACGAGTTGATGGTGTTGTTAGCTTGGCATGGGCCCAAGATGGGAGAACTCTATTCTATACACTATCAGATGAGACTCAACGACCTTACAG AGTATGCTGCTCAAAACTAGGATCTGATGATATTGAAAATATCAATGTATTTACAGAAAGTAATCCCAGCTTCTGTGTGGATATAGCAAGCACAAAAGATGGCAAGTTTATTACTGTCAATTCAAACTCAAGGACTTCATCTG AGGTTTATTTGATAGATGCTGCCAACCCATTAGATGGTTTGCAGAAAGTTTGGAACCGTGTTTCTGGTGTACAGTTTTTTCTGGAACATCACCACGGATTATTTTATGTTCTTACAAATGCTCCTTTGAGTGAAAGTAAAAAGTGGTCCGGTGAAGGTTATTACCTAGCTAGCTGCCGTCTACAAGATCTATTATCATCTAATTGGCAG AATATCTTCCTTCCAAGTAAAGATTTTAGCATACAAGATATGGATATGTTTGATGGACATCTGGTCCTTTCTCTCAGTAAGAAGGGTTCTTCTATGTTTTGTTCCATTGATTTGCCTATCGATGTTGATTGTAAG CACCTTTTGGAGCCTGAAGATCTTAATGCATGGTTTTTCCCTATGCCCCAAAATTCATGTACTGTTGTTTCAGGTTCGAACCATGATTTCCAGAAATCAGTATACCGTGCGGTGCTTTCGTCTCCTGTG ATGCCGGATGTAGTTGTTGACTACGACATGTCAAGCAGGAGATTCTCAATCGTGCAGCAAGAGGAAGTGATACATTTTTGTGATAGAACATGCCCACCAACTAATCAGCTAGATATGAATCAAACTTTTGACACACAAtatgagaaggaagaagatgtGCAGATAAGTGAATGGCAGAGATGGAAGGACTATTCTGATACATATTGTTGTGAGAGGAGGGAAGTTATTTCCCATGATGGTGTTAGAGTTCCTTTGACCATTTTGTACTCTCATACAACCTGGCATAAGGATCAGTCGCCTGGCCTTCTACAAGGCTATGGAGCATATGGGGAGGTTTTATATGAAAGCTGGTGTGCAGAGCACATGAGTTTACTTGATCGGGGATGGGTCGTGGCATTTGCTGATGTGAg gggtggtggtggagattcTTCATGGCATAAATCTGGCAGTGGGTCGTATAAATTGAATTCAGTCTATGATTTTGTATCATGTGCAAACTACCTGATTAAAGAGGGCTATGTACATAAAGATCGGCTTGGTGCTATTGGACATAGTGCTGGAGGTCTTCTTGTCGGGGCAACCATCAATATGTACCCAGACCTCTTTAGTGCTGCTATTTTAAAG gtTCCATTTCTTGATATATGCAACACTTTAATGGATCCGAGTTTGCCTCTCACCATTCTGGATTATGAAGAATTTGGAAATCCTCAAATACGGTCCGCATTTGAGCATATCTTCAGTTACTCACCTTATGATAACATTTCTCAAGGCAGTTGTTACCCTTCAATGCTTGTTACAGCGTCTCTTCATGACTCAAG GGTTGGGTTTTGGGAAGCTGCCAAATGGGTGGCCAAAGTTCGAGATGGTACATGTCCTGGTTGTTCTAGTTCAGTCATTCTGAAGACAAATATGGCTGGTGGGCATTTTGGTGAAGGTGGACGGTATCGTCAGTGTGAGGTAGCTGCTTATGATTATGCGTTTCTAATCAAAGCTATGGGGATGCTGAAGACTGAAAAACAAGACATGCAATGCACTGTGGTCACAAAAGAAACTGAAGGCCCTGGTGAAGAGTGA
- the LOC117617284 gene encoding rhamnogalacturonan I rhamnosyltransferase 1-like, whose product MQLKALGENLLPWVSKSSFPPQRIYENNGYLMVSSNGGLNQMRSGICDMVAIARYMNVTLIVPELDNTSFWNDHSQFEDIFDVDYFIASLRDEVRILKELPPEQKKKVELESLYSMPPISWSNMTYYYNTIIPRMKTYEIVHFTKTDARLANNGIPEEVQKLRCRANYQALRFAPPIEELGKKIVRILRERGPFLVLHLRYEMDMVAFSGCTEGCNEEEIEETTKMRYAYPWWKEKVIDSEKKRKAGLCPLTPEETALALRALDIDPNIQVYIAAGDIYRAERRMAPLKEAFPNLVKKETLVEASDLVPFQNHSNQMAALDYYVSIESDIFVPTYGGNMAKVVEGHRRYLGYKKTILLDRRVLVDLIDQYNNGTLSWNQFSVRAKAAHADRMGNPTTRLEVPGKPKEEDYFHTNPQECLPLVNDEDMKQED is encoded by the exons ATGCAGCTCAAGGCACTGGGAGAGAACTTGCTGCCATGGGTATCTAAAAGCTCTTTTCCACCACAAA GGATTTATGAGAACAATGGATATTTGATGGTTTCATCCAATGGAGGACTAAATCAGATGCGATCTGGT ATATGTGACATGGTAGCTATTGCAAGATATATGAATGTCACGCTTATAGTTCCTGAATTGGATAATACCTCCTTCTGGAACGACCACAG TCAATTTGAAGACATATTTGATGTGGATTATTTCATTGCATCATTGAGAGATGAGGTTCGGATATTGAAAGAATTGCCTCCTGAGCAGAAGAAAAAAGTGGAATTAGAATCCCTTTATTCCATGCCCCCCATTAGTTGGTCTAACATGACATACTACTATAACACg ATCATTCCTCGCATGAAAACATACGAAATTGTGCACTTCACTAAAACTGATGCTAGGCTTGCCAATAATGGGATTCCTGAAGAGGTTCAAAAGCTCCGGTGCCGAGCAAATTACCAAGCTCTGAGATTTGCTCCTCCAATTGAGGAGCTGGGCAAGAAAATTGTTCGGATTCTCAGGGAAAGAGGCCCTTTCTTGGTCCTTCATCTCAGATATGAAATGGACATGGTAGCATTCTCGGGATGCACTGAAGGTTGCAATGAAGAAGAGATTGAAGAGACTACCAAAATGAG ATATGCATACCCCTGGTGGAAAGAAAAGGTAATAGATtcagagaagaaaaggaaagcagGATTGTGCCCTTTAACCCCTGAAGAAACTGCACTAGCGTTGAGGGCACTTGACATTGATCCTAATATCCAGGTCTATATTGCTGCTGGAGACATATACAGGGCTGAGAGGAGAATGGCACCTCTGAAAGAAGCTTTCCCAAACTTG GTGAAAAAGGAGACATTGGTGGAAGCATCAGATCTTGTGCCCTTCCAAAACCATTCAAACCAAATGGCAGCATTGGATTATTATGTGTCGATAGAAAGTGACATTTTTGTGCCAACATATGGAGGCAACATGGCAAAAGTAGTGGAAGGGCACAGAAGATACTTGGGGTACAAGAAAACCATTCTTCTAGACAGAAGGGTTCTGGTTGATCTGATAGACCAGTACAACAATGGAACTCTGAGCTGGAACCAATTCTCAGTTAGAGCGAAGGCTGCTCATGCCGACCGCATGGGAAACCCTACTACAAGATTGGAGGTTCCAGGAAAAcccaaagaagaagattacTTCCATACAAACCCTCAGGAGTGTTTGCCACTTGTTAATGATGAAGATATGAAACAAGAAGACTAG
- the LOC117614660 gene encoding rhamnogalacturonan I rhamnosyltransferase 1-like produces the protein MVSSNGGLNQMRAGICDMVAIARFMNVTLIVPELDNTSFWNDRSRFEDIFDVDYFISSLRDEVRILKVLPHNQIRRVEIATLYSMPPASWSNMSYYDQILPRIKKYGVLHFTKTDARLANNGIPKEVQELRCKANYKALRFTPPIEELGKKIVRILREKGPFLVLHLRYEMDMLAFSGCTEGCNEKEIEELTNMRFAYPWWKEKIIDSEKKRKAGSCPLTPEETALALRALDIDPGIQVYIAAGDIYGGERRMASLRLAFPHMVKKESLLRASDLEPFRKHSNQMAALDYIVSLESDIFVPTYGGNMARVVEGHRRYLGFRTTIRVDRMLLVDLIDQYKNGTLSWDEFSQAVKTGHADRMGIPTQRMEIPGKPKEEENFYNNPEECLPPIPKKPKSP, from the exons ATGGTCTCATCAAATGGAGGGTTGAATCAAATGCGAGCTGGT ATTTGTGACATGGTAGCTATTGCAAGGTTTATGAATGTCACACTTATAGTTCCTGAGTTGGATAATACCTCCTTTTGGAATGATCGCAG TCGGTTTGAGGACATATTTGATGTGGATTACTTCATATCATCGCTGAGAGATGAGGTTCGGATATTGAAAGTTCTGCCTCATAACCAGATCAGGAGAGTGGAGATAGCTACTCTCTATTCCATGCCACCTGCTAGTTGGTCTAACATGTCATATTACGACCAA ATTCTTCCTCGGATAAAGAAGTATGGAGTTCTGCATTTTACTAAAACTGATGCCAGGCTTGCAAATAATGGGATCCCGAAAGAGGTTCAGGAACTGCGGTGCAAAGCGAATTATAAGGCTCTGAGATTCACTCCTCCCATTGAGGAATTGGGGAAGAAGATTGTTAGGATTCTGAGGGAAAAGGGTCCATTCTTAGTTCTTCATCTGAGATATGAAATGGACATGTTGGCATTTTCTGGTTGCACTGAGGGTTGcaatgagaaagaaattgaagaattgaCAAATATGAG GTTTGCTTATCCATGGtggaaagagaaaataatagattctgaaaagaaaagaaaagctggGTCATGCCCTTTAACTCCTGAGGAAACTGCCCTTGCATTGAGGGCATTGGATATTGATCCTGGCATCCAAGTTTACATCGCGGCAGGCGATATATATGGAGGAGAAAGGAGAATGGCATCTCTGAGATTAGCCTTTCCCCATATG GTTAAAAAGGAATCATTGCTTAGAGCCTCAGACCTTGAGCCCTTCCGCAAACATTCGAACCAAATGGCGGCATTAGATTACATTGTGTCACTGGAAAGTGACATCTTTGTTCCTACTTATGGAGGAAACATGGCAAGAGTTGTTGAAGGCCATAGAAG GTACTTGGGATTCAGGACAACAATTCGTGTAGACAGAATGCTTCTGGTGGATTTGATAGACCAGTACAAGAACGGAACTCTGAGCTGGGATGAATTTTCCCAGGCAGTGAAAACAGGGCATGCTGATCGCATGGGCATCCCAACTCAAAGAATGGAGATTCCTGGCAAGcccaaggaggaagaaaatttCTATAACAACCCAGAGGAATGTTTGCCACCAATTcctaaaaaaccaaaaagtcCGTAA
- the LOC117614661 gene encoding transcription factor BIM2, which translates to MRTAAKGNQEEDDYDDEEFGSRKEGPSSNSNSKDAKNNDKASAIRSKHSVTEQRRRSKINERFQILRDLIPHSDQKRDTASFLLEVIEYVQYLQEKVHKYEGSYQGWSPEPTKLMPWRNSHWRVQSFVGHPQAGKNDTGAVSPFPGKFDENGISITPNMLANSTQNPVESDPSRDVASKIMDRQPEIVNKAIPLPMPLPVNMAPVRSDGILAHPLQGPVSDAQSTQCPTTSASDALNQQEELTIEGGTISISSVYSQGLLNSLNQALQSAGVDLSQASVSVQIDLGNRANRGLSSGTPASKDHEIPHSSNQTVAHFRDAGSGEDSDQAHKRMKT; encoded by the exons ATGAGAACCGCAGCCAAAGGCAATCAGGAGGAGGATGACTACGACGACGAGGAATTTGGCTCCAGAAAAGAGGGCCCTTCTTCCAATTCCAACAGCAAAG ATGCCAAGAACAACGATAAGGCTAGTGCTATACGATCGAAACATTCAGTCACGGAGCAGCGAAGGAGGAGCAAGATCAACGAGAG ATTCCAGATATTGAGAGATTTAATACCCCATAGTGATCAAAAAAGAGATACGGCATCATTCCTGCTCGAG GTGATTGAGTATGTCCaatatttacaagaaaaaGTCCACAAATATGAAGGTTCATACCAGGGGTGGAGTCCTGAGCCCACAAAGTTAATGCCATGG AGAAATAGTCACTGGCGTGTGCAGAGTTTTGTGGGTCATCCTCAGGCCGGAAAGAATGATACTGGTGCAGTGTCACCATTTCCTGGAAAATTTGATGAAAATGGCATTTCTATCACCCCGAACATGCTTGCGAATAGCACACAGAATCCAGTAGAATCTGATCCTAGCAGGGATGTTGCTTCCAAAATTATGGATCGGCAACCTGAGATAGTGAACAAGGCAATTCCTCTGCCTATGCCTCTGCCGGTTAACATGGCCCCCGTCAGAAGTGATGGTATACTTGCCCATCCTCTTCAGGGACCAGTTTCTGATGCCCAATCAACTCAGTGCCCCACCACTAGTGCTAGTGATGCACTGAATCAACAGGAGGAGCTGACAATTGAAGGTGGCACAATAAGCATCTCAAGTGTTTACTCACAAGG GTTATTAAACTCTCTGAATCAAGCACTGCAGAGTGCTGGTGTTGATCTGTCACAGGCTAGTGTCTCAGTGCAGATTGATCTTGGAAATCGTGCGAACCGAGGGCTATCCTCTGGAACACCTGCTTCTAAG GATCATGAGATTCCCCATTCAAGCAATCAAACAGTGGCACATTTTAGGGATGCTGGCAGTGGAGAGGACTCAGATCAAGCTCATAAGCGCATGAAGACATAA